One stretch of Chaetodon auriga isolate fChaAug3 chromosome 18, fChaAug3.hap1, whole genome shotgun sequence DNA includes these proteins:
- the wdcp gene encoding WD repeat and coiled-coil-containing protein, which translates to MDLGKAKLLRTGLNTLHQAIHPVHGIAWTDGKQVCLTALYFINGEVKFGDTNVIGQFEHVFGLFWGPLCCSDSPALLAVQHKKHVTVWQLQLSALEQNKLLCTQTCEMSEPFPLLSQGCVWHPKLDILAVLTKRDTSVLFSVRVDNRRTKADIRGSGLIHCACWTKDGTRLVVAIGSALHSYIWNDIQKSLVACSFCPIFDVGGYICAIEATGEAQIAVATELPLDKICGLNAGIAFDVPTEAESLQGHGSHVLMSDDDSPLDSRRRSFESERSYIPSSGPLDLTHLLARHRRSDPSPLIHLRRRDTMTGSGQDSSHLILVTYERKVTTTRKVSIPGILVPDIVAFDPRGSTVAVASNTCNMVLVYCITASAMPNIQQISLQTNERPKGVCFLNDKMLLLMVGRQKSIDPAFLPSSNTDKYILRLLAKELMYDGETPITPSPSAHNHESTSNFCAGIRRHSEHLSKDDRERPGIKDLVLPGGGVIRSPGNRRRLVEEVRSGEPSPVASSVDLCDRASDRGLSSASSITVENFDMDHISRMSSLAVASQASRDSSRASSPRLEPSDKLHTEPTLPMPEKTPGPAKERALEQLVHNMERLFTRFADVQQCLTEIRDSTQNGKKALSVYPKACEPPYVNVTCQKQLSENVFIDERRPVLLCDGKLCLRALQDLFNLTIVEMMYGPLWVVLVADADGFVPLTFKPKEELTVRNGKRKTTLRTPGSPENSCPSSPAPSQNPNTTTEASV; encoded by the exons ATGGATCTGGGTAAGGCAAAGCTGCTTAGGACGGGTCTCAACACGCTGCACCAGGCCATCCACCCTGTGCACGGGATAGCATGGACGGACGGCAAGCAGGTCTGCCTGACAGCTCTGTACTTCATCAATGGGGAGGTTAAGTTCGGGGACACCAACGTCATCGGGCAGTTTGAGCATGTCTTCGGGCTCTTCTGGGGCccgctctgctgctctgactccCCTGCACTGCTGGCCGTTCAGCACAAGAAACATGTTACCGTGTGGCAACTGCAGCTCAGTGCCCTCGAGCAGAACAAGCTGCTGTGCACGCAGACCTGTGAGATGAGTGAGCCTTTCCCTTTGCTCTCCCAAGGCTGTGTGTGGCATCCCAAACTGGACATTCTCGCTGTGTTGACCAAGAGAGACAcgtctgtgctgttttctgtcagggTGGACAACAGGAGAACCAAAGCAGACATCAGAGGCAGTGGACTTATCCACTGTGCATGCTGGACTAAGGATGGCACGCGCCTGGTGGTGGCTATAGGCAGCGCTCTTCACTCTTACATCTGGAATGACATCCAGAAGAGCTTGGTGGCCTGCTCCTTCTGCCCCATCTTTGATGTGGGAGGCTACATCTGTGCCATCGAAGCCACGGGGGAGGCTCAAATAGCCGTGGCGACAGAGCTGCCTCTGGATAAAATCTGCGGGCTGAATGCAGGCATAGCCTTCGACGTGCCGACGGAAGCCGAGTCCCTGCAGGGCCACGGCTCGCATGTGCTCATGTCAGATGACGACAGCCCTCTCGACTCACGAAGAAGATCGTTTGAATCGGAGAGGTCCTACATCCCCAGCTCAGGCCCTCTAGACCTCACCCACCTCTTGGCGAGGCACCGTCGCTCCGACCCCAGCCCCCTCATTCACCTGCGGCGTCGGGACACCATGACAGGCTCCGGCCAGGACTCCTCTCACCTCATCCTGGTCACCTATGAGCGGAAAGTCACAACCACCCGCAAAGTCAGCATCCCGGGGATTTTGGTTCCAGACATCGTGGCCTTTGACCCTCGTGGCTCCACAGTTGCAGTGGCCTCCAACACCTGCAACATGGTGCTTGTGTACTGCATCACAGCCTCTGCCATGCCAAACATTCAGCAGATCTCCCTGCAGACGAACGAGAGGCCCAAAGGAGTTTGCTTCCTCAATGACAAGATGCTTCTGCTGATGGTGGGCAGGCAGAAGTCCATCGACCCTGCCTTCCTTCCATCATCGAACACAGATAAATATATCCTCCGTCTCTTAGCCAAAGAGTTGATGTATGATGGAGAGACTCCTATCACACCATCCCCCTCTGCTCACAACCACGAGTCCACCTCTAATTTCTGCGCAGGGATTAGGAGGCACTCCGAGCACCTATCCAAGGATGACAGGGAGCGCCCAGGGATAAAGGACTTGGTGTTGCCTGGTGGGGGAGTAATTCGTTCACCGGGCAACAGACgcaggctggtggaggaggtgaggagcgGCGAGCCCAGCCCCGTCGCCAGCTCCGTGGACTTGTGCGACCGAGCGTCCGACAGAGGCCTGTCTAGTGCCTCCTCCATTACGGTGGAGAATTTCGATATGGACCACATCAGCCGCATGTCCAGCCTGGCGGTGGCCAGCCAggccagcagagactccagccGGGCCAGCTCCCCTCGCCTCGAGCCATCggacaaacttcacacagagcCGACGCTGCCGATGCCCGAAAAGACACCGGGCCCCGCCAAGGAGCGCGCGCTCGAGCAGCTCGTTCACAACATGGAGAGGCTTTTTACTCGCTTCGCCGATGTACAGCAGTGCCTGACCGAAATCAGAGATTCTACCCAGAATGGCAAGAAGGCCCTGAGTGTCTACCCTAAAGCCTGTGAACCCCCGTATGTCAACGTGACGTGCCAG AAGCAGTTATCAGAAAATGTGTTCATCGATGAGCGGAGGCCGGTGTTGCTGTGTGACGGGAAGCTGTGTCTACGTGCCCTCCAAGACCTCTTTAACCTGACTATCGTGGAGATGATGTACG gcccATTGTGGGTTGTGCTTGTGGCAGATGCAGACGGCTTCGTGCCTCTCACGTTCAAGCCCAAAGAGGAGCTCACAGTGCGGAACGGGAAGCGGAAAACGACCCTGCGGACTCCTGGGAGTCCAGAGAACTCCTGCCCGTCCAGTCCGGCCCCCAGCCAAAACCCCAACACAACCACAGAGGCCTCCGTATAG
- the fkbp1b gene encoding peptidyl-prolyl cis-trans isomerase FKBP1B, with the protein MGVEVETISPGDGRTFPKKGQTCVVHYIGMLQNGKKFDSSRDRNKPFKFKIGRLEVIKGWEEGVAQMSLGQRAKITCTPDMAYGATGHPGVIPPNATLVFDVELLKLE; encoded by the exons ATGGGCGTAGAAGTCGAGACAATATCTCCCGGTGATG GAAGAACATTTCCAAAGAAGGGCCAGACATGTGTTGTCCATTACATAG GTATGCTGCAGAATGGGAAGAAGTTTGACTCCTCTCGAGACAGGAACAAGCCCTTTAAGTTCAAGATAGGACGGCTGGAGGTCATTAAAGGCTGGGAGGAAGGAGTAGCACAG ATGAGCCTGGGCCAGAGGGCAAAAATCACCTGCACACCAGACATGGCGTACGGAGCGACAGGCCACCCCGGGGTCATCCCCCCGAACGCCACGCTTGTATTCGATGTGGAACTGCTCAAGCTGGAGTGA
- the mmut gene encoding methylmalonyl-CoA mutase, mitochondrial yields the protein MLTAQRACAAMAARHLVRASVSSAHTHRSLLHTSVPCQDQVELLPEWASLAKKQLKGKNPEDLIWRTPEGINIKPVYTQADSAGRADELPGVFPYTRGPYPTMYTYRPWTIRQYAGFSTVEESNKFYKDNIKAGQQGLSVAFDLPTHRGYDSDNPRVHGDVGMAGVAIDTVEDMKMLFDGIPLEKMSVSMTMNGAVIPVLAMFIVTGEEQGVPKAKLTGTIQNDILKEFMVRNTYIFPPEPSMHAIADIFAYTSKHMPKFNSISISGYHLQEAGADAILEVAYTIANGLEYCRTGLKAGLTIDEFAPRLSFFWGIGMNFYMEIAKLRAARRLWATLIKENFQPKNDKSLLLRTHCQTSGWSLTEQDPYNNVIRTVIEAMAAVFGGTQSLHTNSFDEALGLPTVKSARIARNTQIIIQEESGIPKVADPWGGSHMMEALTDDVYNTALKFIKEIEEMGGMARAVAEGIPKLRIEECAARRQARIDSGSEVIVGVNKYRLEKEETVEVLAIDNTVVREKQIEKLKKVRQTRDSEAAKKCLAAIEECAQTREGNLLALAVEAARARCSVGEITDAMKKVFGEHKASTRMVSGAYRSEFGEHEEIALAHNRVADFKNHEGRNPRLLVAKMGQDGHDRGAKVIATGFADLGFDVDIGPLFQTPLEVAQQAVDADVHCVGVSTLAAGHKTLVPELIKELRKLNRPDILVICGGVIPPQDYEFLYQSGVCAIFGPGTRIPQAAVEVIDNIEKSLENIRQAM from the exons ATGCTGACTGCACAGAGGGCATGTGCAGCGATGGCTGCCCGCCACCTGGTTAGAGCTTCTGtctcctcagcacacacacatcgctctctcctccacacatCTGTACCATGTCAGGACCAGGTTGAGCTGCTCCCTGAGTGGGCCAGCCTGGCTAAGAAACAGCTGAAGGGGAAGAACCCGGAAGATCTGATCTGGCGCACACCCGAGGGCATCAACATCAAGCCCGTGTACACCCAAGCAGACTCCGCTGGCAGAGCAGATGAATTGCCAGGAGTGTTTCCGTACACTAGAGGGCCCTATCCCACCATGTACACCTACAGACCGTGGACTATCAGGCAGTATGCTGGCTTCAGCACTGTAGAGGAGAGCAACAAGTTCtacaaagacaacattaaaG ctggaCAGCAGGGTCTTTCTGTGGCTTTCGACCTCCCGACGCACCGCGGTTACGACTCCGACAACCCCCGGGTCCACGGCGATGTCGGCATGGCTGGAGTTGCTATCGACACAGTTGAAGACATGAAGATGCTCTTTGATGGAATCCCTCTGGAGAAGATGTCCGTTTCAATGACGATGAATGGAGCGGTCATCCCCGTGCTGGCCATGTTTATTGTGACTGGAGAGGAGCAGGGCGTGCCCAAAGCCAAGCTGACTGGCACGATTCAGAACGATATTTTGAAGGAGTTTATGGTCCGCAACACATATATTTTCCCCCCGGAACCTTCCATGCACGCCATTGCGGACATCTTCGCTTACACCTCCAAG CACATGCCCAAATTCAACTCCATATCCATCAGCGGCTACCATCTGCAGGAGGCTGGAGCCGATGCCATCCTGGAAGTAGCCTACACCATCGCTAACGGCCTGGAGTACTGCCGCACTGGTCTGAAAGCGGGCTTAACCATCGATGAGTTTGCCCCGAG gttGTCGTTCTTCTGGGGTATTGGGATGAACTTCTACATGGAAATTGCCAAGCTGAGGGCAGCCAGGAGATTATGGGCCACACTCATTAAAGAGAACTTCCAGCCTAAGAATGACAAGTCCCTCCTGCTGCGCACACACTGCCAGACTTCAGGCTGGTCTCTCACAGAACAG GATCCATACAACAATGTGATCCGTACAGTGATCGAGGCCATGGCAGCTGTGTTCGGGGGGACCCAGTCGCTCCACACCAACTCGTTCGATGAAGCTCTGGGCTTGCCCACAGTGAAGAGCGCTCGCATCGCCAGGAACACCCAGATCATCATTCAGGAAGAGTCGGGCATCCCCAAAGTGGCCGATCCCTGGGGGGGCTCGCACATGATGGAGGCTCTCACGGATGACGTGTATAACACAGCTTTGAAG TTCATTAAAGAGATCGAAGAGATGGGAGGCATGGCCAGGGCTGTGGCGGAGGGCATTCCCAAACTTCGGATTGAGGAATGTGCTGCTCGCAGACAGGCCCGCATTGACTCAG GATCAGAGGTCATTGTCGGGGTGAACAAGTACCGtctggagaaagaggagactgTGGAGGTGCTGGCTATAGATAACACTGTTGTTCGTGAGAAGCAgatagaaaaactgaaaaag GTAAGGCAGACTCGTGACTCAGAGGCAGCGAAGAAGTGCCTGGCAGCCATTGAGGAGTGTGCCCAGACCAGGGAGGGCAACCTTTTAGCTCTGGCTGTGGAGGCTGCACGAGCCAG atgTTCGGTTGGTGAAATAACTGATGCCATGAAGAAAGTGTTTGGTGAACACAAGGCCAGCACCAGGATGGTGAGCGGTGCCTACCGCAGCGAGTTCGGGGAGCATGAAGAGATCGCTTTGGCCCACAATAG agtTGCAGACTTTAAGAACCACGAGGGCAGGAACCCTCGACTGCTGGTGGCAAAGATGGGGCAGGATGGTCACGACAGAGGTGCCAAAGTCATCGCCACAGGGTTTGCTGATCTGGGCTTTGATGTGGACATCGGACCATTGTTTCAG ACTCCCCTTGAGGTTGCCCAGCAGGCGGTCGATGCAGACGTACACTGTGTCGGGGTCAGCACGCTTGCAGCAGGACACAAGACCCTGGTCCCAGAGCTCATCAAGGAACTACGGAAGCTCAACAGGCCAGATATCCTGGTGATCTGTGGAGGCGTCATCCCACCACAG gaCTATGAGTTCTTGTACCAGAGCGGTGTGTGCGCCATCTTCGGCCCAGGAACCAGAATCCCACAAGCTGCAGTGGAGGTTATTGACAACATTGAGAAGAGCCTGGAAAACATCCGTCAGGccatgtga